The proteins below are encoded in one region of Stenotrophomonas bentonitica:
- a CDS encoding glycosyltransferase family 4 protein: MNKPLKILHTEAAKGFGGQEIYIYRHMLAMRDRGHDVSLLCQPGARLGEMAREAGFTVHALKMGGLLRMLRGIWSVSRLVRRHTYDVVNTTSRRDALIAAAGARLGGAPLVVRSRHLMSPVNSLLTYTGLPHRVLTVSSFVKQLLVHRGIADERIGIVPPIAVPPQWSQATSHDAWQCLQDTRAEVRRELGFRDDQVVVGCVAVLGEAKGHADLLRAIAPLCRQHPNLQLVIVGDGAPMMERLTALRAELGIAEQVHLLGYRLGACRLMTAFDIFALASHKEAAGTVFLEAAYVGVPIVATRVGGVPEMLVEGSNALLAPLGDQAALTAALQTLVEQPERRRQMGQAGWDWMRSAHRFTPTGHTEATEYYYHQWLKELGHGKR; the protein is encoded by the coding sequence ATGAACAAGCCACTCAAGATCCTGCACACGGAAGCCGCCAAGGGATTTGGCGGGCAGGAGATCTACATCTATCGCCACATGCTGGCCATGCGCGATCGCGGCCACGACGTGTCGCTGCTGTGCCAGCCCGGCGCGCGCCTGGGCGAAATGGCCCGCGAGGCCGGCTTCACCGTGCATGCGCTGAAAATGGGCGGCCTGCTGCGGATGCTGCGCGGCATCTGGTCGGTGTCGCGGCTGGTGCGGCGGCACACCTATGACGTGGTCAATACCACCAGCCGCCGAGATGCCCTGATCGCCGCCGCCGGCGCACGCCTGGGCGGTGCACCGCTGGTGGTCCGATCGCGCCACCTGATGAGCCCGGTCAATTCGCTGCTCACCTACACGGGGTTGCCGCACCGGGTGCTGACCGTCAGCAGCTTCGTCAAGCAGTTGCTGGTCCATCGCGGCATCGCCGACGAGCGGATCGGCATCGTGCCGCCGATCGCGGTCCCGCCACAGTGGTCGCAGGCCACCAGCCACGACGCCTGGCAGTGCCTGCAGGACACCCGCGCCGAGGTCCGCCGCGAACTGGGTTTCCGCGACGACCAGGTCGTGGTCGGCTGCGTGGCGGTGCTGGGCGAGGCCAAGGGCCATGCCGACCTGCTGCGCGCGATCGCGCCGCTGTGCCGCCAGCACCCGAACCTGCAACTGGTCATCGTGGGCGACGGCGCGCCGATGATGGAACGGCTGACCGCGCTGCGCGCCGAGCTGGGCATTGCCGAGCAGGTGCACCTGCTCGGCTACCGGCTGGGTGCCTGCCGGCTGATGACCGCCTTCGACATCTTCGCCCTGGCCAGCCACAAGGAAGCGGCTGGGACGGTGTTCCTGGAGGCCGCCTACGTGGGTGTGCCGATCGTCGCCACGCGCGTGGGCGGCGTGCCGGAAATGCTGGTGGAAGGCAGCAATGCCCTGCTCGCTCCGCTCGGCGACCAGGCCGCGTTGACTGCAGCATTGCAGACCCTGGTGGAGCAGCCCGAACGCCGCCGGCAGATGGGCCAGGCCGGCTGGGACTGGATGCGCAGCGCGCATCGCTTCACCCCCACCGGCCATACCGAGGCCACCGAGTACTATTACCACCAGTGGTTGAAGGAACTGGGCCATGGCAAACGCTAG